Below is a genomic region from Flammeovirgaceae bacterium SG7u.111.
TCTGTTGAGGCATAATACTATTTTGCGCTCATGAACACTCGCCCTTTAGACGCTTTAAAAATTCCTTTAGCTATCACTATTGCTTTTTGGGTAATTGAATTTGCCGAGAATATTTTTGGATTCAATATCCATGAATGGGGTATTTATCCTCGTAAGTTTGATGGAATTATAGGTATAGTAATTTCTCCCTTTTTACATGCTGACTTTTCCCACTTGCTTTCTAATAGTACAAGCTTTTTATTACTGGGTTTCAGTATTCTCTTTTTCTTTCCCCGAATAGGACAGGCTGTTTTTATCAATATTTACATGTTAACAGGGTTGGGGGTTTGGTTATTTGGTCGTCCAGCGTATCATATAGGAGCGAGTGGGTTGGTTTATGGCTTTGCCAGCTTTCTGTTTTTTAGTGGAATATTTAGGAAAGACATCAAATCGACCATGGTTTCCCTCAGTGTGGCTTTTCTGTACGGCGGGATGCTTTACGGCATATTTCCTAACGACCCTAAAATT
It encodes:
- a CDS encoding rhomboid family intramembrane serine protease, which produces MNTRPLDALKIPLAITIAFWVIEFAENIFGFNIHEWGIYPRKFDGIIGIVISPFLHADFSHLLSNSTSFLLLGFSILFFFPRIGQAVFINIYMLTGLGVWLFGRPAYHIGASGLVYGFASFLFFSGIFRKDIKSTMVSLSVAFLYGGMLYGIFPNDPKISFESHLIGAIVGLITAYYYKNYDKEEEVSYSSSSHSAIFEGYHNIENKYMKYHFKQQEEEK